In Streptomyces sp. NBC_01408, one DNA window encodes the following:
- a CDS encoding 2-hydroxychromene-2-carboxylate isomerase: protein MSEHGAAAPGGSRRRRPPRFYFSLRSPYSWLAYRDLHERHPDVVDVLEWRPFWEPDEASAQALTAVGGQFPYATMSRAKHLYILQDVRRLTRERGLEATMPVDRDPCWEVPHLAWLAASDEGRGPEYVERVYRARWQEGRDICDPAVIGELAAELGLPADRLAGAAHDAQLRERGVAALLDVCRDGVFGVPFLIHGYEKFWGTDRVAEFAESVRKNLPDGKWKSGKAGVSQDVPDTVARSADGGHAGGCG, encoded by the coding sequence CAGCCCGTACTCCTGGCTGGCCTACCGGGACCTGCACGAGCGCCATCCCGATGTCGTGGACGTGCTGGAGTGGCGGCCGTTCTGGGAGCCGGACGAGGCGAGCGCCCAGGCCCTGACCGCGGTGGGCGGGCAGTTCCCGTACGCCACCATGTCGCGGGCGAAGCACCTCTACATCCTTCAGGACGTCCGCCGCCTCACCCGCGAGCGCGGGCTGGAGGCGACCATGCCCGTGGACCGCGACCCCTGCTGGGAGGTCCCGCACCTGGCCTGGCTGGCGGCCTCCGACGAGGGCCGCGGCCCGGAGTACGTCGAGCGGGTCTACCGGGCGCGCTGGCAGGAGGGCCGTGACATCTGCGACCCGGCGGTGATCGGCGAGCTGGCCGCCGAACTGGGCCTGCCCGCGGACCGGCTGGCCGGCGCCGCGCACGACGCGCAGCTGCGTGAGCGCGGGGTGGCGGCGCTCCTCGACGTCTGCCGGGACGGGGTGTTCGGAGTTCCCTTCCTCATCCACGGGTACGAGAAATTCTGGGGCACCGACCGTGTCGCGGAGTTCGCCGAATCCGTACGGAAGAACCTGCCCGACGGGAAATGGAAATCCGGGAAAGCGGGCGTGTCGCAGGACGTGCCGGATACGGTGGCGCGGTCGGCTGACGGGGGCCATGCCGGAGGCTGCGGCTGA